From one Acidobacteriota bacterium genomic stretch:
- a CDS encoding DUF1579 family protein: MNSRKLLAALLAAPFTLLAAPVFGDEPPTVIERVQRKWAENPDIRKLATTQPEALAAVSWLTGTWDAVVRTHATKVEGEKVGKATRTTRFELGSRWLVSRNKGEGPLGEDAVELLGFDPYQRIWRWQFFSSVGRSTNSALVSTRGWDEERLTLAGTFYIWGESADVAMRLVKMSNDEYYEIFEEKLTGELVRPFLEYHYTRAKAAPAAPAAKPAPKPPAK, from the coding sequence ATGAACAGCCGCAAGCTCCTCGCCGCCCTGCTCGCCGCGCCGTTCACCCTCCTCGCCGCTCCGGTCTTCGGCGACGAGCCGCCGACCGTCATCGAGCGCGTCCAGCGCAAGTGGGCCGAGAACCCGGACATCCGCAAGCTCGCGACCACCCAGCCCGAGGCCCTCGCGGCCGTCAGCTGGCTGACGGGCACGTGGGACGCGGTGGTCAGGACCCACGCGACGAAGGTGGAAGGCGAGAAAGTCGGGAAGGCGACGCGCACGACCCGGTTCGAGCTCGGCAGCCGCTGGCTCGTGTCGCGGAACAAGGGCGAAGGTCCTCTCGGCGAGGACGCCGTCGAACTCCTCGGGTTCGACCCGTACCAGCGCATCTGGCGCTGGCAGTTCTTCTCGAGCGTCGGCCGCAGCACGAACTCCGCACTCGTCTCGACGCGGGGCTGGGACGAGGAGCGGCTCACGCTCGCGGGGACGTTTTACATCTGGGGAGAATCCGCGGACGTCGCGATGCGCCTCGTGAAGATGAGCAACGACGAGTACTACGAGATCTTCGAGGAGAAGCTCACGGGAGAGCTGGTGAGGCCGTTCCTCGAGTACCACTACACGCGCGCGAAGGCGGCGCCGGCGGCCCCGGCGGCGAAGCCCGCGCCGAAGCCGCCCGCGAAGTGA